The proteins below come from a single Procambarus clarkii isolate CNS0578487 chromosome 44, FALCON_Pclarkii_2.0, whole genome shotgun sequence genomic window:
- the LOC138350197 gene encoding ribosome-binding protein 1-like produces the protein MAEGHRAEGYRVEGHKAEGYRAEGHKAEGHTAEGHKAEGHRAEGHRAEGHKAEGHRAEGHAAEGHTAEGYKAEGHRAEGRMVEGHKAEGHRAEGHRAEGHRAEGHKAEGHKADGHRAEGHRAEGHRAEGHKAEGHRAEGHRAEGHKAEGHKADGHRAEGHRAEGHRAEGHKAEGHRAEGHRAEGHKAEGHKADGHRAEGHRAEGHKAEGHRAEGHKAEGHRAEGHKAEGHRAEGHRAEGHKAEGHKADGHRAEGHRAEGHKAEGHRAEGHKAEGHRAEGHRAEGHKAEGHKADGHRAEGHRVEGHRTESHKAEGHKAEGHKAEGHRANSTTNQA, from the coding sequence AtggctgagggccacagggctgagGGCTACAGGGTTGAGGGTCACAAGGCTGAGGGCTACAGGGCTGAGGGCCACAAGGCTGAGGGTCACACGGCTGAGGGTCACAAGGCTGAGGGGCACAgggctgagggccacagggctgagGGCCACAaggctgagggccacagggctgagGGCCACGCGGCTGAGGGCCACACGGCTGAGGGCTACAAGGCTGAGGGCCATAGGGCTGAGGGTCGCATGGTTGAGGGCCACAaggctgagggccacagggctgagggccacagggctgaaGGCCACAGGGCTGAGGGCCACAAGGCTGAGGGCCACAAGGCTGATGGTCACAgggctgagggccacagggctgaaGGCCACAGGGCTGAGGGCCACAaggctgagggccacagggctgagggccacagggctgagGGCCACAAGGCTGAGGGCCACAAGGCTGATGGTCACAgggctgagggccacagggctgagggccacagggctgagGGCCACAaggctgagggccacagggctgagggccacagggctgagGGCCACAAGGCTGAGGGCCACAAGGCTGATGGTCACAgggctgagggccacagggctgagGGCCACAaggctgagggccacagggctgagGGCCACAaggctgagggccacagggctgagGGCCACAaggctgagggccacagggctgagggccacagggctgagGGCCACAAGGCTGAGGGCCACAAGGCTGATGGTCACAgggctgagggccacagggctgagGGCCACAaggctgagggccacagggctgagGGCCACAaggctgagggccacagggctgagggccacagggctgagGGCCACAAGGCTGAGGGCCACAAGGCTGATGGTCACAGGGCTGAGGGCcacagggttgagggccacaggactgaGAGCCACAAGGCTGAGGGCCACAAGGCTGAGGGCCACAAGGCTGAGGGTCACAGGGCTAACAGCactacaaaccaggcatga